One region of Quercus lobata isolate SW786 chromosome 2, ValleyOak3.0 Primary Assembly, whole genome shotgun sequence genomic DNA includes:
- the LOC115974299 gene encoding COP9 signalosome complex subunit 4: MESAFASASAITDQRQKIEQYKHILATVISSNDVVRAKKFIDHVLSDDVPLVVSRQLLQTFAQELGKLEPEAQKDIAHYALAQIQPRVVSFEEQVLIIREKLAELYESEQQWSKAAQMLSGIDLDSGMRVIDDAFRLTKCVQIARLYLEDDDAVNAEAFINKASFLVSNSQQEVLNLQYKVCYARILDLKRKFLEAALRYYDISQIEKRQIGDEEIDEEALEQALSAAVTCTILAAAGPQRSRVLATLYKDERCSKLKIYPILQKVYLERILRKPEIDAFAEELKAHQKALLPDNFTVLDRAMIEHNLLSASKLYTNISFDELGTLLGIDPHKAEKIASRMIYEDRMRGSIDQVEAVIHFEDDTEELQQWDQQIVGLCQALNDVLDSMAKKGLAIPV, encoded by the exons ATGGAGAGTGCTTTCGCTAGCGCCTCTGCGATCACAGACCAAAGGCAAAAGATCGAGCAGTACAAGCACATTCTCGCCACCGTTATTTCCTCCAACGACGTCGTTCGTGCCAAGAAATTCATCGATCACG TGTTATCCGACGACGTTCCATTGGTGGTGTCGCGGCAGCTTTTGCAGACCTTTGCGCAAGAGTTAGGGAAATTGGAACCCGAGGCACAAAAGGATATTGCGCATTATGCACTTGCTCAGATTCAGCCTCGTGTCGTTTCGTTCGAAGAACAG GTGTTAATTATCAGGGAGAAACTTGCTGAATTATATGAGTCTGAGCAGCAGTGGTCCAAAGCGGCTCAGATGCTCAGTGGCATTGATCTAGATTCTGGAATGAG AGTGATCGACGATGCATTCAGGTTGACAAAATGTGTCCAAATTGCTCGCCTCTATCTTGAG GATGATGATGCTGTTAATGCAGAAGCTTTTATCAATAAGGCTTCATTTTTGGTTAGCAACAGTCAGCAGGAAGTCTTGAATTTACAGTATAAG GTTTGTTATGCAAGAATTTTAGATTTGAAGAGGAAGTTCTTGGAAGCAGCATTACGTTATTATGACATATCACAAATTGAAAAACGGCAAATAGGAGATga GGAGATTGATGAAGAAGCATTGGAGCAAGCTCTTTCTGCTGCTGTGACATGTACAATTTTGGCTGCTGCAGGTCCTCAACGATCTCGTGTTCTTGCGACTTTATACAAA GATGAACGATGCTCAAAGTTGAAAATTTATCCTATACTGCAAAAg GTGTATTtggagagaattttgagaaaacCTGAAATTGACGCATTTGCCGAAGAATTAAAAGCACATCAG AAAGCACTTCTGCCAGACAATTTTACTGTTCTGGATCGTGCTATGATTGAGCATAATCTTTTGAGTGCAAGCAAGCTCTATACAAATATAAG CTTTGATGAGTTGGGCACCTTGCTGGGCATTGATCCTCATAAG GCTGAAAAGATAGCGTCGAGAATGATTTATGAAGATAGAATGAGGGGATCAATTGATCAG GTGGAGGCCGTCATACATTTTGAAGATGACACTGAAGAGCTGCAACAGTGGGATCAACAG ATAGTCGGCCTGTGTCAGGCTCTCAATGATGTCTTGGATAGCATGGCAAAGAAGGGCTTGGCAATTCCTGTCTGA